The Chitinophaga flava genome has a segment encoding these proteins:
- a CDS encoding SDR family NAD(P)-dependent oxidoreductase produces the protein MKKALITGANKGIGFETARQLLNAGYFVYIACRDAAKGAEAAAQLGNTNIAVIPLDVTNMDSIIEAREQIGRTTSQLDVLINNAGIRGQLPQTPSTAPQAFIREVFETNFFGVINVTQVFMDLLKAAEQPRIVNVTSGLASLTLHSDPAWVYYPVKSAAYGPSKTALNAYTLALAYELRDTPFKVNAVDPGYTATDFNNHSGTGSVENAAALLARFAMLEADGPTGKYFSNDRNGEESPW, from the coding sequence ATGAAAAAAGCATTGATTACAGGAGCCAACAAGGGCATAGGTTTTGAGACAGCCAGACAATTACTGAACGCAGGTTATTTCGTATATATCGCTTGCCGTGATGCCGCAAAAGGGGCGGAAGCGGCCGCACAGCTGGGTAACACCAATATAGCAGTGATTCCGCTGGATGTGACTAATATGGATTCCATTATCGAAGCCCGGGAACAGATAGGCCGTACCACTTCTCAACTGGATGTGCTGATTAACAACGCCGGCATCAGAGGCCAGTTACCACAAACTCCTTCCACAGCGCCCCAGGCGTTTATCCGCGAAGTATTTGAAACGAATTTTTTTGGTGTCATCAATGTAACGCAGGTATTTATGGACCTGTTGAAGGCAGCTGAACAGCCAAGGATCGTCAATGTTACATCCGGACTGGCTTCACTGACTTTGCACAGCGATCCCGCATGGGTGTATTATCCGGTAAAATCAGCCGCGTATGGCCCTTCCAAAACTGCCCTGAACGCCTATACGCTGGCATTGGCCTACGAACTGAGGGATACTCCGTTCAAAGTGAATGCAGTTGATCCTGGGTATACGGCCACCGATTTTAATAATCATTCCGGTACCGGCTCTGTTGAAAACGCTGCTGCATTACTGGCGCGGTTTGCCATGCTGGAGGCAGACGGCCCCACCGGCAAGTATTTCAGTAACGATAGAAATGGCGAAGAAAGCCCATGGTAA
- a CDS encoding helix-turn-helix domain-containing protein, whose amino-acid sequence MHTSLSSSVIPKYSLEQSGGRNNLFDIRLVGEGHKEHPSFFMAPHRKDFYMLVLVEEGSSKHWVDMQPYTLKPDTFYFTAPQQVHVKEHAVPMRGIVLCFTDAFLAAAAHQPIRKLPILQNPSNGHEMLLQPTEVAYIRDTMRRMAEEYLQQPDWYNSMLQAYLHVLLIYLSRLYTEKFTAEENKPDRILLKKFLDLIETNYTIHHEVAAYADLLNITAGHLGDVIRQQSGKPAIGHIHARLLLEARRLLFHTDHSIKEIAFALGFEDASYFNRFFKRGSNETPQAFRNTTRKMYH is encoded by the coding sequence ATGCACACATCGTTATCCTCTTCCGTTATTCCAAAATATTCGCTGGAGCAATCAGGCGGCAGGAATAATCTTTTTGATATTCGTCTTGTTGGTGAAGGACACAAAGAACATCCGTCTTTTTTTATGGCTCCTCACCGGAAAGACTTTTATATGCTGGTGCTTGTGGAAGAGGGTAGCAGCAAACACTGGGTGGATATGCAGCCTTATACACTGAAGCCGGATACTTTTTATTTTACGGCCCCACAGCAGGTACATGTGAAAGAACATGCAGTGCCCATGCGTGGCATCGTGCTTTGTTTTACGGATGCTTTTCTGGCTGCCGCTGCGCACCAGCCTATAAGGAAGCTGCCCATCCTGCAAAATCCGAGTAATGGACATGAGATGCTGCTGCAGCCAACAGAGGTGGCCTATATCCGGGATACGATGCGGAGGATGGCAGAGGAGTACCTGCAGCAGCCAGACTGGTACAACAGCATGTTGCAGGCATACCTGCATGTATTACTGATTTATCTCAGCAGGTTATATACCGAAAAATTTACTGCAGAAGAGAATAAACCAGACCGTATACTGCTGAAGAAATTCCTGGACCTGATAGAAACAAACTATACCATCCATCATGAAGTGGCTGCTTATGCAGACCTGTTGAATATCACAGCGGGCCACCTGGGTGATGTGATACGCCAGCAGAGTGGGAAACCAGCAATAGGGCATATTCATGCGCGTTTGCTGCTGGAAGCCAGACGCCTGCTTTTCCATACCGATCATTCCATCAAGGAGATCGCCTTCGCATTGGGTTTTGAAGATGCTTCCTATTTTAACCGTTTCTTTAAACGCGGTTCCAACGAAACCCCGCAGGCCTTCCGTAACACCACCCGGAAAATGTACCATTGA
- a CDS encoding GH25 family lysozyme has protein sequence MTIPFLFLPATAAIILVILLITQITTTTRYKKRMREFIGWLQLVRKWCNRQYLRMQQCREQLEIKNRETLQTDFLCSQSLLLPELQDHNILRKHSLALKPATIKKILRIRDQTMIQQYRLYDFWSYYSAECQTLKTQYFNSISALCGINDQLRQHFNGKPTDNSPAGSWIQEYCSIFSEWSDKGAHKDEATVYNMIIVKVIQLNRQHANIPFTALTNEHSLKCQLAYQHLQQLDSLLGNRLQDYAYSCKLAARTIGVLCPKTRTIKIVHPYKPLPSNNPIKNFLYTHKKAIYRLVLIKATLALLLILLTTLRSNQTATRNSTAIGNILEESMIKSDDQLIEEAIPLLLTKPVTTVYGLDISRYQGKLLNEMDSLDTFHFLIFKATEGNEYTDPDFNSNWKTARQKGIACGAYHFFHNNVDPVLQARHFLATLPQLGQWDMPPIVDIEQGSLKAATDIPTLNKNLLIFLNYVENKTGRKPVIYTGLAFADEYLINPDLSVYSLWLAEYNGKTQPELPHLWKEKGYIFWQKKDTYRIDSKNTDFDVFNGDMAAFHQFLHQSSSHKPFSRFQGTAGY, from the coding sequence ATGACAATTCCATTCCTTTTTTTACCAGCAACAGCAGCCATTATACTGGTCATACTGCTTATCACCCAAATAACTACTACCACCCGGTATAAAAAACGTATGCGGGAATTCATCGGATGGCTGCAGCTGGTCAGGAAATGGTGTAACAGACAGTATCTCCGGATGCAACAGTGCCGGGAGCAGCTGGAGATAAAGAACAGAGAAACATTACAAACTGATTTTCTCTGTTCCCAATCTCTGCTGCTCCCCGAACTGCAGGACCACAACATACTCCGGAAACACAGCCTTGCCTTAAAGCCGGCGACCATCAAAAAAATACTGCGGATACGGGACCAGACCATGATCCAACAGTACCGGCTATACGATTTCTGGTCGTATTATTCAGCAGAATGCCAAACGCTGAAAACACAGTACTTTAACAGTATCTCTGCCCTATGCGGAATAAACGATCAGCTGAGACAACACTTCAACGGGAAACCCACAGACAACAGTCCTGCCGGATCATGGATACAGGAATACTGCAGCATCTTCTCCGAATGGTCTGACAAAGGAGCACATAAAGACGAGGCCACCGTTTACAATATGATCATTGTAAAAGTGATACAGCTGAACCGGCAGCATGCCAACATACCTTTCACTGCGCTTACCAACGAACATTCCTTAAAGTGCCAGTTAGCCTATCAGCATTTACAACAACTCGACAGCCTGCTCGGAAACAGGTTACAGGATTATGCCTACAGCTGCAAACTGGCGGCTAGAACGATAGGTGTGCTTTGCCCCAAGACACGGACTATCAAAATAGTTCACCCATACAAGCCACTTCCGTCAAACAATCCTATCAAAAACTTTCTCTATACACACAAAAAAGCCATATACCGCCTGGTACTGATAAAAGCAACATTGGCACTCCTACTGATACTACTCACCACTTTGCGGAGCAATCAAACTGCCACCAGGAACAGCACCGCTATTGGTAATATCCTTGAAGAAAGCATGATTAAAAGTGATGACCAGCTGATAGAAGAAGCCATACCACTGCTGCTCACCAAACCCGTTACCACCGTGTATGGCCTGGATATTTCAAGATACCAGGGGAAACTGCTCAATGAAATGGACAGTCTCGACACTTTCCACTTTCTGATATTCAAAGCCACTGAAGGGAATGAATATACCGATCCCGATTTTAACTCAAACTGGAAAACAGCCCGGCAAAAGGGTATCGCCTGTGGTGCCTATCATTTTTTTCATAACAATGTTGACCCTGTGCTGCAGGCACGGCACTTTCTGGCCACGCTGCCCCAACTCGGACAATGGGACATGCCACCAATTGTAGACATTGAACAGGGCAGTTTAAAAGCAGCAACAGACATCCCTACATTAAATAAAAATCTGCTTATTTTTCTTAATTATGTGGAAAACAAAACAGGCAGAAAACCTGTGATCTATACGGGGCTGGCCTTTGCAGATGAATATCTCATCAATCCGGACCTCTCCGTTTATTCCCTTTGGCTGGCCGAATACAATGGAAAAACGCAGCCGGAGCTGCCACATTTATGGAAAGAGAAAGGATATATATTCTGGCAAAAAAAAGATACTTACCGGATTGATTCGAAAAATACGGATTTTGATGTCTTTAATGGAGATATGGCGGCGTTTCATCAATTCCTGCATCAAAGCAGCTCACATAAACCTTTCAGCCGATTTCAGGGAACTGCCGGATACTGA